A region of Salvia splendens isolate huo1 chromosome 17, SspV2, whole genome shotgun sequence DNA encodes the following proteins:
- the LOC121775460 gene encoding cysteine-rich repeat secretory protein 38-like — protein MSYQRLFVGLLVLLMQSDLLALGQTLCGSNGNYTTNSADLNTALSSLSTNIDNDGFYNASTGQGPNRVNAVALCRGDVQLNACRKPATISWSRARFRREPGGMNSARYDTHETVYGAAANSPRYSFSNVLNVTSPAQFRADLRKLLDDLRGRAAVGSSTRKVVLVNEH, from the coding sequence ATGTCTTATCAAAGACTGTTTGTTGGGTTGTTGGTGTTGTTGATGCAATCAGATCTCTTAGCCTTGGGCCAAACCTTATGCGGTAGCAACGGCAATTACACCACCAACAGCGCTGACCTCAACACcgctctctcttctctctctacaaACATCGACAACGATGGCTTCTACAACGCCTCAACCGGGCAGGGTCCCAACAGAGTCAACGCTGTCGCGCTGTGCAGAGGCGACGTCCAACTCAACGCGTGCAGAAAACCGGCGACGATCTCGTGGAGTCGTGCCCGGTTCAGGAGGGAACCCGGTGGGATGAATTCTGCACGTTACGATACTCATGAAACAGTCTACGGGGCTGCGGCGAATAGTCCTAGATACAGCTTCAGTAATGTACTGAACGTGACGAGTCCAGCGCAGTTTAGGGCGGATCTGAGGAAGCTGCTAGATGATCTTCGGGGACGAGCCGCTGTGGGCTCGTCTACGAGGAAGGTGGTGTTGGTTAATGAGCATTAG
- the LOC121773609 gene encoding putative receptor-like protein kinase At4g00960: MTYQRLLALVFLLLIPTDIFALKWAGTSCGSNGNYSSNSAYSANINTTLSSLYTNIDINGFYNASAGQGPDTVNALALCRGDIQLDACRECIERARADLVDSCPVQKEAIYFEEFCTLRYSNATVYATLVNNPVQYYWNRGNATSVEQFKEDLRGLLDNLRIRAAAGSSTRKVAAGNVTGPDFKTIFGLVQCTPDLSSGECTNCLISVISYIPICCSEQIGGSLFNPSCSFRFETTPFFNETRLKELEFVPTPSPVVEPSPPSEKKNGSMTQTIAIIVVVIVVCLILFLVSAIIFLRKRKKHKPTEIPQNADENSTVDPLQYPFSTIKAATNDFSDHNKLGQGGFGTVYKGKLPNGQEIAVKRLSRDSGQGDIEFKNEVLLLAKLQHRNLVRLLGFALEGMEKLLIYEFVQNASLDNFIFDSIRHSYLDWDTRYKIIVGIARGILYLHEDSRLKIIHRDLKASNILLDCEMRPKIADFGMARLFKQDETRGNTSRVVGTYGYMPPEYLIHGQFSIKSDVYSFGVLVLEIISGCRNNGSRSRDGSVGDLLSLAWDSWQEGKDVEVVDPFLRSGSGSISEMLRCIHIGLLCVQEDPADRPTIVSVLLMLSSFSITLNLPSKPAFYATIGCGSDAPLIHNSDSTNALHMTASWQSRRSLRNDADITDLYPR; this comes from the exons ATGACATATCAAAGGCTGCTGGCGTTGGTCTTCCTGTTGTTGATCCCCACAGATATCTTCGCCTTGAAGTGGGCTGGGACCAGTTGCGGAAGCAATGGCAACTACAGCAGCAACAGCGCATACAGCGCTAACATCAACAccactctctcttctctctataCAAACATCGACATCAATGGCTTCTACAACGCCTCAGCCGGGCAGGGTCCCGACACTGTCAACGCCCTCGCGCTCTGCAGAGGCGACATACAACTCGACGCCTGCCGCGAATGCATTGAAAGAGCGCGCGCCGATCTGGTGGATTCGTGCCCGGTTCAGAAGGAGGCCATCTACTTTGAAGAATTCTGCACTTTGCGATACTCGAATGCTACCGTCTACGCGACTCTGGTAAATAACCCCGTCCAATACTACTGGAATCGAGGGAATGCGACGAGTGTGGAGCAGTTTAAGGAGGATCTGAGGGGGTTGCTCGATAATCTTCGGATACGAGCTGCTGCCGGCTCGTCTACGAGGAAAGTGGCGGCTGGGAATGTAACAGGGCCCGATTTTAAAACGATTTTCGGGCTAGTTCAGTGCACCCCGGATTTGTCATCGGGGGAATGTACTAACTGTTTGATTAGTGTCATTTCATATATACCGATATGTTGTAGCGAACAAATAGGGGGTAGCTTGTTCAATCCAAGTTGCAGTTTTCGTTTCGAGACCACTCCGTTTTTCAATGAGACTAGGCTCAAGGAACTAGAGTTTGTTCCTACGCCTTCCCCTGTTGTCGAGCCGTCGCCGCCCTCTG AAAAGAAAAATGGTAGCATGACTCAAACTATTGCCATAATTGTAGTTGTAATTGTTGTGTGCTTGATACTATTTCTTGTATCAGCTATCATCTTTctgagaaagagaaagaaacatAAACCAACGGAAATTCCTCAAA ATGCGGACGAGAATAGCACAGTCGATCCTCTGCAGTATCCTTTCAGCACAATCAAAGCCGCAACAAATGATTTCTCTGATCATAATAAGTTGGGTCAAGGTGGATTTGGCACTGTTTACAAG GGGAAGCTTCCAAATGGTCAAGAAATTGCAGTGAAAAGATTGTCGAGGGATTCCGGGCAGGGTGACATCGAATTTAAGAATGAGGTTCTCTTATTGGCTAAGCTTCAACACAGGAATCTGGTTAGGTTATTGGGTTTCGCCTTAGAAGGAATGGAGAAGCTTCTAATATATGAATTTGTACAAAATGCTAGCTTGGATAACTTCATATTTG ACTCGATTAGACATTCATATTTGGATTGGGATACACGTTACAAGATTATAGTAGGTATTGCGAGGGGAATCCTCTACTTGCACGAAGATTCTCGTCTCAAAATCATTCACCGTGATTTAAAAGCCAGTAATATACTTCTAGACTGTGAGATGAGACCCAAGATTGCGGACTTTGGTATGGCAAGGTTGTTCAAACAAGATGAAACGCGGGGAAATACAAGCCGTGTTGTCGGAACATA CGGTTATATGCCACCAGAGTACTTAATACATGGTCAGTTCTCAATCAAGTCCGACGTCTACAGCTTTGGAGTATTAGTCCTTGAAATCATCAGCGGCTGTAGAAATAATGGTTCTCGAAGCAGGGATGGCAGCGTAGGGGACCTCTTGAGCTTA GCTTGGGATAGTTGGCAAGAAGGAAAAGATGTGGAAGTGGTGGATCCATTTTTGAGGAGTGGTTCGGGTTCGATAAGTGAGATGCTGAGATGCATTCATATTGGTTTGCTGTGTGTTCAGGAAGATCCAGCAGATCGGCcaaccattgtctcggtgctgCTTATGCTGAGTAGCTTCTCAATAACCTTAAACTTGCCTTCGAAGCCAGCATTTTACGCTACCATTGGTTGTGGTTCGGATGCGCCACTGATTCACAACTCCGACTCTACAAATGCTCTACACATGACTGCTTCTTGGCAGTCTCGCCGTTCCTTGCGGAATGATGCCGACATTACTGACTTATATCCGCGTTGA